The following are from one region of the Phormidium sp. PBR-2020 genome:
- the xth gene encoding exodeoxyribonuclease III has translation MKIATWNVNSIRTRQGLVCDWLRANPVEVLCVQETKVIDADFPRDPFEALGYELAVSGQKSYNGVAILSRLPLEQVDIGFSALLPPEQVGDLDEQKRAIAATVAGVRLINLYVPNGGDYNSDKYQYKLRWLALLYDYIQKTLDKNQNLCICGDFNIAPDDRDIHTPPGKTPVVGTTAAEREALQRCLSLGLADAFRKFNQEAQQYSWWDYRAGAFPRNRGWRIDHHYLTPELYQRATACTIDREPRQWTKPSDHTPVIVEWPD, from the coding sequence ATGAAAATTGCTACTTGGAATGTCAACTCAATCCGCACCCGCCAGGGACTTGTCTGTGACTGGCTTCGAGCCAATCCTGTCGAGGTGTTATGTGTCCAGGAAACCAAGGTCATTGATGCCGACTTTCCCCGCGATCCCTTTGAAGCCCTCGGCTATGAGCTAGCGGTTTCGGGGCAGAAGTCCTATAACGGTGTCGCCATCCTCAGTCGCCTCCCCTTAGAACAGGTGGACATCGGCTTTAGCGCCCTGCTTCCCCCTGAACAGGTTGGGGATCTCGATGAGCAGAAACGGGCGATCGCCGCCACCGTCGCAGGAGTGCGTCTGATTAACCTCTATGTTCCCAATGGGGGCGACTACAACAGCGATAAATACCAGTACAAACTCCGTTGGCTGGCTCTGTTGTACGACTATATCCAAAAAACACTTGACAAAAACCAAAACCTGTGCATCTGCGGTGACTTTAACATCGCCCCAGATGACCGGGATATCCATACCCCTCCCGGCAAAACCCCCGTCGTGGGAACCACTGCCGCCGAACGAGAGGCCCTACAGCGATGTCTGAGTTTGGGGTTGGCCGATGCCTTTCGTAAATTTAACCAAGAGGCTCAACAGTATAGTTGGTGGGACTATCGAGCTGGGGCCTTCCCCCGTAATCGGGGCTGGCGCATTGACCATCATTATCTGACCCCAGAGCTGTATCAACGGGCAACGGCCTGCACCATTGACCGAGAGCCTCGACAATGGACGAAACCCAGCGACCATACCCCAGTAATTGTGGAATGGCCCGATTAG
- the rsfS gene encoding ribosome silencing factor — translation MTEKPHSPDRSSNPSVSEAERPPISGPDKTSESYQLVIAAVQGAEDRKGDNITVLRVEEVSYLADYFIIVTGFSRVQVRAIAQAVQAQVELDLDRNPVRVEGLSEGIWVLQDYGDVLVHILMPEEREFYNLEAFWGHAERIDISSLFPSRVSS, via the coding sequence ATGACCGAAAAGCCTCACTCCCCTGATCGATCCTCAAATCCCTCCGTTTCTGAAGCTGAGCGCCCCCCCATCAGCGGCCCTGATAAGACCTCAGAGAGTTATCAGCTTGTTATCGCCGCCGTGCAAGGGGCAGAAGACCGCAAAGGTGACAATATCACGGTGTTGCGAGTCGAAGAAGTCTCCTACCTGGCCGATTATTTCATCATTGTCACCGGATTTTCGCGAGTTCAGGTACGGGCGATCGCCCAAGCCGTCCAAGCCCAAGTTGAACTGGATTTAGACCGTAATCCCGTGCGAGTCGAAGGCTTATCTGAGGGGATCTGGGTGTTGCAAGACTACGGAGATGTGCTGGTTCATATCCTCATGCCCGAAGAACGAGAGTTTTATAATCTCGAAGCCTTTTGGGGCCATGCCGAACGCATTGACATCTCCTCCTTGTTCCCATCTCGTGTATCCTCCTAG
- a CDS encoding PDZ domain-containing protein, whose product MQKRAVSFGLLLLLVFGLSGWFGWAPPALALTEEQKLVSEVWRVVNRAYVDDSFNRQNWWKVRQEALRQPLDSREAAYDTIETMLAKLDDPFTRLLRPDNYRNLQVNTAGELTGVGLQIAIEPESKCIKVIAPIAGSPADDAGIQAGDIVLEIDGVSTENLSLDEAATRMRGTIGTPVVLQVQRFDTQQIDDIEIIRDRIALNPVDYKLTQAEDNSPIGYIRLTQFSANATEQMTEAINHLEEEGASAYILDLRNNPGGLLQAGVEIARLWLNDATIVYTVNRQAVLGSFDAGHDALTDAPLVVLVNQGTASASEILAGALQDNRRAQLVGERTFGKGLIQSLFDLSDDSGIAVTVAKYETPSHKDINKLGITPDFVVPQNPISRDEVGTPADVPYQKAMELLTDSAVVAKAA is encoded by the coding sequence ATGCAAAAACGTGCTGTCAGCTTCGGACTTCTGCTTTTACTGGTTTTTGGACTCTCAGGCTGGTTCGGCTGGGCCCCTCCGGCTTTGGCGTTAACGGAAGAACAGAAACTGGTCTCAGAGGTCTGGCGAGTGGTCAACCGTGCCTATGTGGACGACTCCTTCAACAGACAAAACTGGTGGAAAGTCCGTCAGGAGGCCCTACGCCAACCCCTCGACAGTCGCGAGGCGGCCTATGACACCATCGAGACGATGTTAGCGAAACTCGATGATCCCTTCACAAGGCTGTTACGACCTGACAACTACCGCAATTTACAAGTCAACACAGCCGGGGAGTTAACCGGAGTCGGACTGCAAATCGCCATTGAACCCGAGAGTAAATGTATTAAGGTCATTGCCCCCATTGCTGGTTCTCCAGCCGATGATGCCGGGATTCAGGCGGGGGATATCGTCTTAGAAATCGACGGGGTTTCCACGGAAAATCTCTCCCTCGATGAAGCCGCCACCCGGATGCGAGGGACGATTGGCACGCCGGTAGTTCTCCAGGTGCAACGTTTCGATACCCAGCAGATTGATGACATTGAGATTATCCGCGATCGCATTGCCCTCAACCCCGTCGATTACAAGCTAACCCAAGCCGAGGACAACTCCCCCATTGGCTATATTCGCCTGACACAGTTCAGTGCCAACGCCACGGAACAGATGACTGAGGCCATCAACCACCTGGAAGAGGAGGGTGCGTCAGCCTATATTCTCGATTTACGCAACAATCCCGGCGGTTTACTGCAAGCGGGGGTTGAAATCGCGCGACTCTGGCTCAACGATGCCACGATTGTCTATACGGTGAATCGTCAAGCGGTCTTAGGCAGTTTCGACGCGGGCCATGATGCCCTCACCGATGCGCCGTTAGTGGTTTTAGTGAACCAGGGAACGGCCAGTGCCAGTGAAATCCTCGCCGGGGCCCTCCAAGATAATCGCCGGGCCCAACTGGTGGGAGAACGCACCTTCGGCAAGGGGTTAATTCAGTCTCTGTTTGACCTCTCAGATGATTCGGGGATTGCTGTCACCGTAGCCAAATACGAAACCCCCAGCCATAAGGACATCAACAAGTTAGGGATTACCCCCGATTTTGTGGTTCCCCAGAACCCCATCAGCCGCGATGAGGTAGGAACCCCCGCCGATGTCCCCTACCAAAAGGCGATGGAACTCCTAACGGACAGTGCCGTCGTTGCCAAAGCCGCCTAA
- a CDS encoding CGLD27 family protein yields MNDLDLLRCPVPREQQPIQEYQALKEGCLFGASQGTLGSYLKALAWIAIPSWLLIAPIAAASFAPERFPIQFLLSATLGATAVVGLALLRLFLGWMYIRDRLGNPVVVYEESGWYDGQTWTKTEAVLARDRLIVEYQLRPIFQRLRRTAVGLGLVLGVSAIVWSLA; encoded by the coding sequence ATGAACGATCTCGATCTGTTGCGATGCCCGGTTCCCCGAGAACAACAACCGATTCAGGAATATCAAGCTCTTAAAGAGGGATGTCTCTTTGGGGCCAGTCAGGGAACCCTCGGCAGCTACCTCAAAGCCTTAGCCTGGATTGCCATTCCCAGTTGGTTGCTCATCGCCCCCATCGCCGCCGCTAGCTTTGCCCCAGAACGGTTCCCCATCCAGTTTCTGCTCAGTGCCACCCTCGGTGCGACTGCGGTGGTGGGGTTGGCCCTGTTACGGCTGTTCCTGGGCTGGATGTATATCCGCGATCGCCTCGGGAATCCGGTGGTGGTGTATGAGGAGTCAGGCTGGTACGACGGACAAACTTGGACGAAAACCGAGGCGGTGTTAGCTCGCGATCGCCTGATTGTGGAGTATCAACTGCGACCCATTTTTCAACGCTTGCGTCGAACCGCTGTCGGGTTAGGATTAGTTCTTGGGGTGAGTGCGATCGTGTGGAGCCTTGCCTAG
- a CDS encoding cytochrome b6: MFSKEVTESKPFKWFNERLEIQAIADDITDKYVPPHVNIFYCLGGITLVCFLIQFATGFAMTFYYKPTVTDAYASIQYLMTEVNFGWLIRSIHRWSASMMVLMMILHVFRVYLTGGFKKPRELTWVTGVILAVITVTFGVTGYSLPWDQVGYWAVKIVSGVPEAIPVVGSFMVELLRGGTSVGQSTLTRFYSLHTFVLPWLIAVFMLLHFLMIRKQGISGPL, from the coding sequence ATGTTTTCTAAGGAAGTCACTGAGTCTAAACCCTTTAAGTGGTTTAACGAACGCCTCGAAATCCAGGCGATCGCTGACGACATCACCGACAAATACGTTCCGCCTCACGTTAACATCTTCTACTGCCTGGGTGGCATCACCCTGGTCTGCTTCCTGATCCAGTTTGCCACTGGGTTCGCCATGACCTTCTACTACAAACCGACGGTCACGGACGCCTACGCTTCGATTCAATACCTGATGACCGAAGTGAACTTCGGTTGGCTAATTCGCTCCATCCACCGCTGGTCCGCCAGCATGATGGTGCTGATGATGATTCTGCACGTGTTCCGGGTTTACCTCACCGGTGGATTCAAGAAACCCCGTGAACTCACCTGGGTGACCGGCGTCATTCTCGCGGTTATTACCGTGACCTTTGGCGTGACCGGCTACTCCCTCCCTTGGGACCAAGTGGGTTACTGGGCCGTGAAAATTGTCAGCGGTGTTCCCGAAGCCATCCCCGTGGTGGGTAGCTTCATGGTGGAACTGCTGCGCGGTGGAACCAGCGTGGGCCAATCCACTCTGACCCGCTTCTACAGCTTGCACACCTTCGTCCTTCCCTGGTTGATTGCGGTGTTCATGCTGCTGCACTTCCTCATGATTCGCAAACAGGGAATTTCTGGCCCCTTGTAA
- a CDS encoding asparaginase: protein MAKRHHTHPLEVQLLREGIVESKHHVQAVVCDRRGRVLSAAGDPETAAFIRSALKPFQALAVTSTGALERYNLNDRDLAIMCGSHQGNIEQLRQVFRILWQASIEPDQLQCPIPPGKRSPLEHNCSGKHAGMLAVCQQRQLPLTTYLKRNHPIQTLILAKVAELLQMPPDELMVARDDCGAPTYFMQLNQMASLFAQLASGESLDMERIVRAMTHHPDMVGGEGHFDTEVMRISNGSLVSKAGAEGIQCVGRLGDGMGLAIKVTDGSKRAKYAVALHLLRQLGWLQPDNADALAERFTVINEFKRLNIEGELVMM from the coding sequence ATGGCCAAACGTCATCACACTCACCCCCTCGAAGTGCAACTCTTGCGAGAGGGCATTGTTGAGTCGAAACATCACGTCCAAGCCGTAGTCTGCGATCGCCGGGGGCGCGTCCTCTCGGCGGCAGGTGACCCAGAAACGGCCGCCTTTATCCGTTCCGCCCTCAAACCCTTTCAAGCCCTAGCCGTCACCTCCACGGGAGCCTTAGAACGCTATAACCTCAACGATCGCGACCTAGCGATTATGTGTGGTTCCCACCAGGGCAATATCGAGCAGCTACGTCAAGTCTTCCGCATTCTCTGGCAAGCCTCCATTGAACCGGATCAGTTGCAATGTCCCATCCCCCCCGGAAAGCGATCGCCCCTCGAACATAATTGTTCTGGGAAACACGCCGGGATGTTAGCGGTCTGTCAACAGCGACAATTGCCCCTAACCACCTATCTCAAACGCAATCACCCCATACAAACTCTAATTCTGGCAAAAGTGGCGGAATTGCTACAAATGCCCCCAGATGAGTTAATGGTTGCCCGGGACGACTGTGGCGCACCTACCTACTTTATGCAGTTGAACCAGATGGCCTCCCTCTTCGCCCAATTGGCCTCGGGAGAGAGCCTAGATATGGAGCGAATTGTCCGGGCCATGACCCATCATCCCGACATGGTTGGCGGCGAGGGACATTTTGATACGGAAGTGATGCGGATTAGCAATGGCTCCCTAGTGAGTAAGGCCGGGGCAGAGGGAATTCAATGCGTAGGTCGTCTCGGCGACGGCATGGGCCTGGCGATTAAGGTCACCGATGGTTCCAAACGAGCCAAATACGCCGTTGCTTTGCATCTGTTGCGCCAATTAGGCTGGCTTCAACCAGACAACGCCGATGCCCTCGCCGAACGCTTCACCGTCATCAATGAGTTTAAGCGACTCAATATAGAGGGTGAATTAGTGATGATGTAA
- a CDS encoding manganese efflux pump MntP family protein: protein MIGFGLAADAFAVSLTSGLYIRHLKLQKALKVAIMFGVFQAIMPLMGWGMGVGFRDYIIRFDHWVGFILLSVLGARMIHEAISKDEETKPFNPMKMETLIFMAIATSIDALAAGLGFAVLQTPILFTIAVIGVVTFWLCLGGVYIGHHFGDRFQDKVEIIGGLILIVIGSRILWEGLA, encoded by the coding sequence ATGATTGGTTTTGGCTTGGCAGCTGATGCCTTTGCTGTGTCGCTGACCAGTGGCTTGTATATCCGCCATCTCAAGTTACAAAAAGCCTTAAAAGTAGCAATTATGTTTGGGGTTTTTCAGGCAATTATGCCCCTAATGGGATGGGGGATGGGAGTAGGATTTCGGGATTACATTATCCGTTTTGACCATTGGGTGGGGTTTATTCTGCTGAGTGTTCTCGGTGCGCGCATGATTCATGAAGCGATTAGCAAGGATGAGGAGACAAAACCGTTTAACCCCATGAAGATGGAAACTCTCATCTTTATGGCTATTGCCACCAGTATTGATGCGTTGGCAGCGGGGTTAGGCTTTGCGGTATTACAAACCCCCATTCTCTTCACCATCGCCGTGATTGGGGTCGTTACCTTTTGGCTCTGTCTCGGTGGGGTATATATCGGCCATCATTTTGGCGATCGCTTTCAGGATAAGGTGGAAATTATTGGTGGACTCATTCTCATTGTGATTGGGAGCCGTATTTTGTGGGAAGGACTGGCTTGA
- a CDS encoding tetratricopeptide repeat protein — protein MNSLVKAIGGGSIVLASLVTVPVPGLPETPSQAENEAQVQEWYDVCMTATAQDAIAACDALIEVDPEDERTWTNRGSALDELGDSEAALESHNRALELAPNYSLALANRCATLGNLGEHRAAVDSCWAAIEGDGRWGDSGVELAWDNMGVSLAYLQRYEESLDAHRTALELNPDYANAWNNLGATLFDLQRYGEAVEAFEQALDLNPGDELARSNLIVARQRDRQPEDSPRD, from the coding sequence ATGAACAGTCTTGTGAAAGCCATTGGCGGCGGATCTATCGTTTTAGCGAGTTTAGTTACCGTTCCTGTGCCTGGACTGCCGGAAACCCCCTCGCAAGCGGAGAACGAAGCCCAAGTTCAGGAATGGTACGACGTTTGTATGACGGCCACGGCCCAGGACGCGATCGCCGCCTGTGATGCTCTAATTGAAGTTGATCCTGAGGATGAACGCACCTGGACGAATCGCGGTAGTGCCCTCGATGAACTGGGCGATTCTGAGGCGGCGTTAGAGTCCCATAATCGTGCCCTGGAGTTGGCCCCCAATTACTCCCTGGCCCTGGCCAATCGTTGTGCCACTTTGGGCAATTTGGGAGAACATCGGGCGGCGGTGGACTCCTGTTGGGCGGCGATTGAGGGCGATGGCCGTTGGGGAGACAGTGGCGTGGAACTGGCTTGGGACAATATGGGGGTCTCGTTGGCTTATCTGCAACGCTATGAGGAGTCTCTCGATGCTCACCGCACTGCCCTAGAGTTAAACCCCGATTATGCCAATGCTTGGAATAATTTAGGGGCAACTCTGTTTGATTTACAACGCTATGGGGAAGCGGTAGAGGCCTTTGAACAGGCTTTGGATCTCAATCCCGGCGATGAGTTGGCCCGAAGTAACTTGATTGTGGCTCGTCAGCGCGATCGCCAACCCGAAGACTCCCCCCGAGACTAA
- the grxC gene encoding glutaredoxin 3 → MANVEIYTWTFCPYCIRAKSLLKRKNVDFIEHNIQGDNDARDKMAERANGRRSVPQIFINDQHIGGCDDLHALDSNGELDGLLQQTA, encoded by the coding sequence ATGGCTAACGTCGAAATCTACACTTGGACCTTCTGTCCCTACTGCATCCGTGCCAAATCCCTTTTAAAACGTAAAAACGTTGACTTCATCGAACATAATATTCAGGGGGATAACGACGCCCGAGACAAAATGGCGGAACGGGCCAATGGACGCAGAAGCGTGCCGCAAATCTTCATCAATGACCAACATATTGGCGGTTGCGATGACTTGCACGCCCTAGACTCAAACGGAGAACTGGACGGTCTCCTCCAACAAACGGCATAA